CACATCCCGAGCCCGCTGGCGCTGTTGACGTGCCCGCACGGCGGGAGCTCGACGTAGCGGCTGCCCCACGCGTCGGCGTAGGCGCGCGCCGTCGCCGGCGTCACGTACTCGTCGTCCGGGCTCGCGACGACGATGCTGGGGAAGGGGAGCGGCCGCATCGGCATCGGCGCGAAGCCGGTGGGGCCCGCGGGGTAGCGCGGGCCCTCGGGATCCGACGGCGCCACCAGCAGCGCGCCGCGCACGCGCGCCCGCTGGGCGGGCGCGGCGTCGCGCGCCCAGTGCGCCACCATGGCGCAGGCCGCGCTGTGGGCCACGAGCGTCACCGGTCCGCCGTGGGGCGTCGCATGGGCGCCGATCGCGGCGTCGAGCGTCGCCACCCAGTCCCCGCAGCGCGGCGTCTCCCAGTCGGCCTGCACGACGCGGTGGCAGCTCGGATCCACGCGCTCCCAGTGGCTCTGCCAGTGCTCGGGGCCCGAGTCGTAGAGGCCCGGCAGGATCAGCGTGGTGATCACGGCGCGCGGTGTGGAGCGGAGGGACGGACGGCCAGCGAGGGGGGAGCGAGGCGC
This is a stretch of genomic DNA from Roseisolibacter agri. It encodes these proteins:
- a CDS encoding RBBP9/YdeN family alpha/beta hydrolase, with the protein product MITTLILPGLYDSGPEHWQSHWERVDPSCHRVVQADWETPRCGDWVATLDAAIGAHATPHGGPVTLVAHSAACAMVAHWARDAAPAQRARVRGALLVAPSDPEGPRYPAGPTGFAPMPMRPLPFPSIVVASPDDEYVTPATARAYADAWGSRYVELPPCGHVNSASGLGMWPTGYALLEELRALPTRVHATA